The Candida dubliniensis CD36 chromosome 5, complete sequence genome has a window encoding:
- a CDS encoding aminophospholipid translocase (flippase), putative (Similar to S. cerevisiae DNF1;~In S. cerevisiae: aminophospholipid translocase (flippase) that localizes primarily to the plasma membrane; contributes to endocytosis, protein transport and cell polarity; type 4 P-type ATPase), whose translation MTKNKHNFTLNNSSDGANNNDDPSDHHDYSDDSMPPTPTISTFNKFPRQSSLRFKTPLPNDTPRSSSSGSTSNNNNSNSHSHNPRSPFLDENESSFDRKFGYNYDKDKLVEEEDENEDEATYVVGEEDENENDNINEMEPSNLKTKRHRWGTTRHKHGRPKNENINRSKTLKKILAPHKSKGKSHSNNSHSLNKRLLSIRKPNTHRVNFPHDNQPPPQDLDFEEQNDPKNRKSEKRTITFNRPLPPHLVDPETNKPITSYPRNKIRTTKYTPLSFFPKNIWNQFMHNVANIYFLVLIILGAFEIFGVPSPVLAAVPLIVIVIITAIKDAIEDSRRTVTDLEVNNQITHILTQVNEDNANGYHYENVNVDDEQVSLWRQFKKWNTRLLIRFWGASKRNLTKEGRANKIRERYNRENNIDGDGDQQQGRKSFDSDIMSTRTSFEQTENPFNDTLRQSFQQQRQQQQRQSSSYRHKTMKFAKKYWKNVKVGDVLRIYNNDEIPADLVILATSDEDNCCYVETKNLDGETNLKVKQALKYSSINEKIQKADDLINHDFEIDSEGPHANLYSYQGNLKYTNRMNNLQPHDNREDSQEAITINNLLLRGCTLRNTKWAIGIVVFTGDDTKIMLNAGVTPTKQSRMSRELNYYVLLNFILLFVICFISGLVNGIYYRSTNTSRDYFEFGTIASTPALNGLVGFFVSLILYQSLVPISLYITIEIIKTAQAFFIYSDVGMYYSKLDFPCTPKSWSISDDLGQIEYIFSDKTGTLTQNLMEFKKCTINGVSYGKAYTEALAGLRKRMGIDVEIEAVQERELISRDKEVMIEKLHTINKNKTYDDEITFVSSEFINDLTDSSNNNEQQRESNHHFMLALALCHSVMTEPDPKQPNKLLLKAQSPDEAALVGTARSLGFNFKGTTKTGVIVDIHGVTKEYQVLNTLEFNSTRKRMSSIIKIPGDGPNDEPRALLICKGADSIIYERLSASENDPAMLEKTSKHLEEYATEGLRTLCIAERELSWKQYVEWNKRHQAAASSLDDREAKMEAVADSIERELTLLGGTAIEDRLQDGVPDAISLLADAGIKLWVLTGDKVETAINIGFSCNLLGNDMQLLVIKTAYNDDENGNNEDNSSDDKNSLQGLKFGHNASEPEIVDTVISYYLRKHFDMTGSFEEKEAAVGDHSPPDERFGVVIDGDALKLVLLSPEVKRKFLLLCKKCRAVLCCRVSPAQKAAVVKLVKDTLNVMTLAIGDGSNDVAMIQAADVGVGIAGEEGRQAVMSSDYAIGQFRYLARLLLTHGRWSYKRFSEMIPSFFYKNIIFNIALFWYGIYCEFDGTYLFEFTYLMFYNLAFTSLPVIFLGIFDQDVEAKVSLLVPQIYRTGITRTEMSDAKFYLYCLDGIYQSAISYFFPYLLYMVAFPNMNGKPVDHRFWMGVLVTCIACISCNCYILFHQFRWDWLSSLIVAISILIIFIWTGLWTVNYQSSGEFYKAAPEIFGMTAFWACMFVGILCCLIPRFFYDFVMRIFWPKDIDIIRECVARGDFEAYPFDYDPTDPNRPKISTYSSDVVHRMSMNYPSPPQTQTASTDSNGKSPSSSSLDNGHQNRHPNNPNSNGYYEQDNSSGSNMTYDRSIIFERVNDSPINAHHQQPPTPPPGIIASPIRKRKGFVPSMFRNSSDSYIHHSNGHANGSSPGVATEEIPLEDFDDEQKRASRISYENQKRVSSMT comes from the coding sequence ATGACTAAAAACAAGCACAATTTCACGCTAAATAACAGTAGTGATGGAGCTAATAACAACGACGACCCTAGCGATCATCATGATTATTCAGATGATTCAATgccaccaacaccaacaatcAGTACGTTCAATAAATTCCCTCGACAATCATCATTAAGATTCAAAACTCCTTTACCTAATGATACACCACGCTCGTCGTCTCTGGGGTCcacatcaaataataacaatagcaATAGCCACAGCCATAATCCAAGATCACCATTCCTTGATGAAAACGAAAGCTCATTCGATCGAAAGTTTGGTTATAATTatgataaagataaattggtggaggaagaagatgaaaatgaagatgagGCAACCTATGTTGTTggtgaagaagatgaaaacgaaaatgataatattaatgaaatggAACCATCAAATCTAAAAACGAAAAGACATCGTTGGGGTACTACTCGTCATAAACATGGAAGACCTAAGaatgaaaatatcaatCGATCGaaaactttgaaaaaaatattggcACCTCATAAAAGTAAAGGAAAATCCCACTCCAATAATTCACATTCCCTTAATAAAAGATTACTTTCAATACGGAAACCAAATACTCATCGAGTCAATTTCCCTCATGATAATCAACCACCTCCTCAAGATCTAGATTTTGAAGAACAAAACGACCctaaaaatagaaaatcaGAGAAAAGAACCATCACGTTTAATCGACCATTACCTCCTCATTTAGTTGATCCTGAAACTAATAAGCCAATAACAAGTTATCCTCGAAATAAAATtagaacaacaaaatatacTCCATTGAGTTTTTTCCCAAAAAACATTTGGAATCAATTTATGCATAATGTTGCTAATATCTATTTTCTTGTACTTATTATTTTGGGAgcatttgaaatatttggaGTTCCATCTCCAGTTTTGGCAGCAGTCCCTttgattgttattgttattataaCAGCCATCAAGGATGCCATTGAAGATTCAAGAAGAACCGTGACGGATTTGGAAgtcaataatcaaattacaCATATTTTAACTCAAGTTAATGAAGATAATGCCAATGGATATCATTATGAAAACGTcaatgttgatgatgagcAAGTGTCTCTTTGGAgacaatttaaaaaatggaACACTCGATTGTTAATCCGATTTTGGGGAGCCCTGAAACGTAATTTAACCAAAGAAGGAAGAGCCAACAAGATTCGTGAACGATATAATCGAGagaataatattgatggtGATGGCGACCAACAACAGGGCAGAAAATCATTTGATAGTGATATCATGTCTACTAGAACTTCATTTGAACAAACTGAAAATCCATTCAACGACACATTAAGACAAtcatttcaacaacaacgtcagcaacagcaacgTCAATCCTCGTCATATCGTCACAAGACAATGAAATTTGCCAAAAAATATTGGAAAAACGTCAAAGTTGGAGATGTGTTACGAATTTATAATAACGATGAAATCCCTGCTGACCTTGTGATTTTGGCAACCAGCGATGAAgataattgttgttatgtTGAAACCAAGAATTTAGATGGTGAAACCAATTTAAAGGTTAAACAAGCATTGAAATATTCTTcaatcaatgaaaaaatccaaaaagCTGACGATTTAATCAAtcatgattttgaaatcgATTCTGAAGGTCCTCATGCAAACTTGTATTCTTATCAAGGGAACTTGAAGTATACTAATAGAATGAATAACTTGCAACCACATGACAACCGTGAAGATTCTCAAGAAGCAATCACTATTAACAACTTATTATTGCGTGGTTGTACATTAAGAAACACAAAATGGGCCATTGGGATAGTTGTATTCACTGGTGATGATACTAAAATCATGCTTAATGCCGGGGTAACTCCAACTAAACAGTCAAGAATGTCACGAGAATTGAACTATTATGTCTTGttaaattttattttattgtttgtcatttgttttatttctGGGTTAGTCAATGGGATATATTATCGATCAACCAATACTTCACGAGATTATTTTGAGTTTGGTACCATTGCCAGTACTCCAGCATTAAATGGTTTAGTAGGGTTTTTTGTATCATTGATTTTGTATCAATCATTGGTGCCTATTTCGCTTTATATTACtattgaaattatcaagACTGCTCAAGCATTTTTCATCTATTCCGATGTGGGGATGTATTATTCTAAGTTGGATTTCCCATGTACCCCTAAATCGTGGTCAATTTCTGATGATTTGGGTCAAATTGAGTATATTTTCAGTGATAAAACCGGAACATTAACTCAAAATTTAATggaatttaaaaaatgtaCTATTAATGGAGTTTCTTATGGTAAGGCTTATACTGAAGCATTGGCTGGGTTAAGAAAACGTATGGGaattgatgttgaaattgaagcAGTGCAGGAACGTGAATTGATTAGTCGTGATAAAGAAGTTATGATTGAGAAACTACACACGAttaataagaataaaacttatgatgatgagatAACATTTGTTTCCCTGgaatttatcaatgatttaACAGATTCTTCCAATAACAACGAACAACAACGTGAAAGTAACCACCACTTTATGTTGGCTTTGGCTTTGTGTCATTCAGTTATGACTGAACCAGATCCAAAACAaccaaataaattattgcTTAAAGCTCAATCTCCTGATGAAGCCGCTTTAGTAGGAACAGCTCGTTCTCTAGGGTTTAATTTCAAAGGTACCACTAAAACTGGAGTAATAGTTGATATTCATGGCGTTACTAAAGAATACCAAGTATTGAACACATTAGaatttaattcaacaagaaaaaggaTGAGTTCAATTATAAAGATACCTGGTGATGGACCCAATGATGAGCCCAGAGCATTATTGATATGTAAGGGGGCTGATTCTATAATTTATGAACGTTTATCTGCTAGCGAAAATGATCCTGCCATGTTAGAAAAGACTTCTAAGCATCTTGAAGAATACGCTACTGAAGGGTTGCGTACATTATGTATTGCTGAGCGTGAATTGAGTTGGAAACAATATGTTGAATGGAATAAACGCCATCAAGCTGCTGCTTCTTCATTGGACGATCGTGAAGCAAAAATGGAAGCCGTAGCCGATTCCATTGAACGTGAATTGACTTTATTAGGTGGTACTGCCATTGAAGATAGATTGCAAGACGGGGTACCAGATGCTATTTCCCTATTGGCTGATGCCGGGATTAAATTGTGGGTTTTAACAGGTGATAAAGTTGAAACCGCCATTAACATTGGGTTTTCTTGTAATTTGTTAGGAAATGATATGCAATTACTTGTGATAAAGACTGCctataatgatgatgaaaacgGCAACAACGAGGACAACTCATCAGATGATAAAAACTCTTTGCAAGGGTTGAAATTTGGACATAATGCTAGTGAAccagaaattgttgatacggtaatttcttattatttacGGAAACATTTTGATATGACAGGGtcatttgaagaaaaagaggcTGCTGTTGGGGATCATTCTCCACCTGATGAAAGATTTGGAGTAGTTATCGATGGTGATGCTCTTAAATTGGTTCTTCTAAGTCCAGAAGTCAAACGGAAATTTTTGTTACTTTGTAAGAAATGTCGTGCTGTGTTGTGTTGTCGAGTGTCACCAGCACAAAAAGCTGCTGTGGTGAAATTAGTCAAGGATACATTAAATGTCATGACATTGGCTATTGGTGATGGATCAAATGATGTGGCCATGATTCAAGCTGCAGATGTAGGTGTGGGGATCGCTGGGGAGGAAGGTCGACAAGCAGTCATGTCTTCAGATTATGCCATTGGACAATTCCGGTATTTGGCAAGATTACTATTGACACACGGAAGATGGTCATATAAACGATTCAGTGAAATGATCCCAAGTTTTTTCTATaagaatattatttttaatatcGCATTATTTTGGTACGGAATTTATTGTGAGTTCGATGGAacttatttatttgaattcaCTTATTTAATGTTCTATAATTTAGCATTCACTTCGTTGCCTGTGATTTTCTTGGGGATTTTCGATCAAGATGTTGAAGCAAAAGTTTCATTATTAGTACCACAAATTTATCGAACAGGTATCACTAGAACAGAAATGAGTGACGCCaagttttatttatattgtcTTGATGGGATTTATCAATCAGCAATATCATATTTTTTCCCATATCTATTATACATGGTGGCATTCCCTAATATGAATGGTAAACCAGTGGATCATCGATTTTGGATGGGGGTATTAGTGACATGTATTGCTTGTATTTCATGTAATTGTTACATATTATTCCATCAATTCCGATGGGATTGGTTGAGTTCATTAATTGTGGCCATTTCCATTTtgatcatttttatttggaCCGGGTTATGGACTGTTAATTATCAATCTAGTGGAGAATTTTATAAAGCAGCCCCAGAAATATTTGGTATGACGGCATTTTGGGCATGTATGTTTGTTGGGATTTTATGTTGTCTTATCCCAAGATTTTTCTATGATTTTGTTATGAGAATATTTTGGCCCAAAGATATTGATATCATTAGAGAATGTGTTGCTCGAGGTGATTTTGAAGCATATCCATTTGATTATGATCCTACTGATCCAAATCGTCCGAAAATTAGTACCTATTCCAGTGATGTTGTTCATCGAATGAGCATGAATTATCCTTCGCCACCACAAACCCAAACAGCATCAACTGATAGTAATGGTAAgtcaccatcatcatcgtcgcTCGATAACGGTCACCAAAATCGTCACCCCAACAACCCCAATAGCAATGGCTATTATGAGCAGGATAATAGCAGTGGTAGTAACATGACTTATGATagatcaataatttttgaacGCGTCAATGATTCACCAATTAATGCTCACCATCAACAACCGCCTACCCCACCGCCAGGAATAATAGCCAGTCCAataaggaaaagaaaaggatTTGTTCCATCAATGTTCAGAAATAGTAGTGATAGTTATATCCACCATTCCAATGGGCATGCCAATGGATCAAGCCCCGGGGTAGCTACAGAAGAAATTCCATTAgaagattttgatgatgaacaGAAAAGAGCATCTAGAATAAGTTATGAGAATCAAAAAAGAGTATCTTCAATGACATAA
- a CDS encoding ubiquitin-conjugating enzyme, putative (Similar to S. cerevisiae UBC13;~In S. cerevisiae: involved in the error-free DNA postreplication repair pathway) encodes MAALPKRIIKETERLVSDPVPGIIATPSEDNLRYFEVTIIGPNQSPYAKGKFKLELYLPDDYPMCAPKVRFLTKIYHPNIDKLGRICLDVLKDNWSPALQIRTILLSIQALLGAPNPDDPLANDVAQDWKSDEKKAIEVAKEWTAKYAIDETEKENNDKDASANKESNQ; translated from the coding sequence ATGGCAGCATTACCTAAAAGAATCATTAAAGAAACTGAAAGATTAGTCAGTGATCCTGTCCCTGGGATAATTGCTACTCCATCGGAAGACAATCTTCGATATTTTGAAGTAACAATAATTGGTCCTAATCAATCACCTTATGCAAAGGGGAAATTCAAATTAGAATTATATTTACCTGATGATTATCCCATGTGTGCCCCAAAAGTTCGATTTTTGacaaaaatttatcatccaaatattgataaattgggGAGAATTTGTTTGGATGTGTTGAAAGATAACTGGTCACCAGCATTACAAATTAGAACGATATTGTTAAGTATTCAAGCATTATTGGGTGCTCCAAACCCCGATGATCCATTGGCTAATGATGTGGCACAAGATTGGAAACTGGACGAAAAGAAAGCTATTGAAGTTGCTAAAGAATGGACAGCAAAATATGCCATTGATGAAAcagaaaaggaaaataatgataaagatgCATCTGCCAATAAGGAACTGAACCAATAA
- a CDS encoding ADP/ATP carrier protein (Similar to S. cerevisiae AAC2;~In S. cerevisiae: exchanges cytosolic ADP for mitochondrially synthesized ATP) — translation MVDSNFFVDFMMGGVSAAVSKTAAAPIERVKLLIQNQDEMIKQGRLAKRYTGIVDCFKRTAADEGVISFWRGNTANVIRYFPTQALNFAFKDKFKAMFGFKKDENYWKWFAGNLASGGLAGATSLAFVYSLDYARTRLANDAKSSKGDGKREFNGLVDVYKKTLASDGIAGLYRGFGPSVIGIVVYRGLYFGLYDSLKPVVLVGPLEGSFLASFLLGWAVTTGASTASYPLDTVRRRMMMTSGQAVKYDGALDCFRKVVAAEGVGSLFKGCGANILRGVAGAGVISLYDQLQVILFGKKFK, via the coding sequence ATGGTCGACTCAAACTTCTTCGTTGATTTCATGATGGGTGGTGTTTCCGCTGCCGTTTCTAAAACCGCTGCTGCTCCAATTGAAAGAgtcaaattgttgattcaaaatcaagatGAAATGATCAAACAAGGTAGATTAGCCAAGAGATACACTGGTATCGTTGACTGTTTCAAGAGAACTGCTGCTGATGAAGGTGTCATTTCTTTCTGGAGAGGTAACACTGCTAACGTTATCAGATATTTCCCAACTCAAGCTTTGAACTTTGCTTTCAAAGATAAATTCAAGGCCATGTTTGGTTTCAAAAAAGATGAAAACTATTGGAAATGGTTCGCTGGTAACTTGGCTTCTGGTGGTTTGGCTGGTGCCACCTCTTTGGCTTTTGTCTACTCTTTAGATTATGCTAGAACTAGATTGGCTAACGATGCTAAATCTTCTAAAGGTGACGGTAAAAGAGAATTCAACGGTTTAGTTGATGTTTACAAAAAGACTTTGGCTTCCGATGGTATTGCTGGTTTGTACAGAGGTTTCGGTCCATCTGTCAttggtattgttgtttaCAGAGGTTTATACTTTGGTTTGTACGATTCCTTGAAACCAgttgttttggttggtCCATTGGAAGGTTCTTTCTTGGCTTCTTTCTTGTTAGGTTGGGCTGTTACTACTGGTGCTTCTACTGCTTCTTACCCATTAGATACTgttagaagaagaatgaTGATGACTTCTGGTCAAGCCGTCAAATACGATGGTGCTTTGGACTGTTTCAGAAAAGTTGTCGCCGCCGAAGGTGTCGGTTCTTTGTTCAAAGGTTGTGGTGCTAACATCTTGAGAGGTGTTGCCGGTGCTGGTGTCATCTCCTTGTACGATCAATTGCAAGTTATCTTGTTCGGTaagaaattcaaataa
- a CDS encoding component of the KEOPS telomere regulatory complex (Similar to S. cerevisiae CGI121;~In S. cerevisiae: involved in telomere uncapping and elongation as component of the KEOPS protein complex; also shown to be a component of the EKC protein complex; homolog of human CGI-121): MTSEVIKFPQFAEFTIHISLFINISSENITTIKSNLISSTDNHNKYDYCFLNTKYIISKEHLFQSIYKSLLNYTSKSGLSTRNLNSEIIYNLSPINNIGDALKRFGISEDCPNCIVIKIINNKEEEITKALDRANTDLKEIIDGELIELNDQYIFENFIDLAKFRKLYKLNDVADLNKEDNLQGRLTRLAIGACILRGY; this comes from the coding sequence ATGACTTCAGAAGTTATAAAATTTCCTCAATTCGCAGAATTTACAATCcatatttcattatttatcaatatttccCTGGAAAATATAACCAccatcaaatcaaatttaatatcatcCACTGATAATCACAACAAATATGATTATTGCTTTCTTAATACTAAATATATCATATCTAAAGAACATTTATTTCAAAGCatatataaatcattattaaattatactAGTAAATCAGGATTATCTACTCGGAATTTAAATTCagaaataatttataatttatcaccaattaataatattggtgATGCATTAAAACGATTTGGTATTTCTGAAGATTGCCCCAATTGTATAGtcattaaaattatcaacaataaagaagaagaaataacaAAAGCTTTGGACAGAGCTAATACTGATTTAAAGGAAATCATTGATGgagaattgattgaattaaatgatcaatatatttttgaaaattttattgatttagcaaaatttagaaaattgtacaaattaaatgatgttgctgatttgaataaagaaGATAATTTACAAGGAAGATTAACTAGATTAGCTATAGGTGCATGTATACTAAGAGGATATTAA